A genomic region of Natronoarchaeum mannanilyticum contains the following coding sequences:
- a CDS encoding DoxX family protein produces the protein MATNTERAGGDLFGRGLALDVDGGWGGYWMVMLRLLTGYWMFHAGITKLMEGGLMMDATGWMQYATEGTLIHPITNWFAQNAAWLPNLMIPMGETLIGLGLLVGCLTRLAAFFGTFLMVFFYVGNAGFANGLVNGDLMGLLLFVTLIVFAAGRVMGIDGWLVETEFAENNAWLRYMI, from the coding sequence ATGGCAACCAACACTGAGCGCGCCGGGGGCGACCTGTTCGGCCGCGGGCTCGCGCTCGACGTCGACGGCGGATGGGGCGGCTACTGGATGGTAATGCTACGGCTGCTCACCGGCTACTGGATGTTCCACGCCGGGATCACGAAGCTGATGGAGGGCGGCCTGATGATGGACGCGACCGGCTGGATGCAGTACGCCACCGAGGGGACGCTGATCCACCCGATCACCAACTGGTTCGCCCAGAACGCCGCGTGGCTGCCGAACCTGATGATCCCGATGGGCGAGACGCTGATCGGGCTCGGCCTGCTGGTGGGCTGCCTGACCCGGCTGGCCGCGTTCTTCGGGACGTTCCTGATGGTGTTCTTCTACGTCGGGAACGCCGGGTTCGCCAACGGCCTGGTAAACGGCGACCTGATGGGTCTGCTGCTGTTCGTGACCCTGATCGTGTTCGCCGCGGGACGGGTCATGGGCATCGACGGCTGGCTCGTCGAGACCGAGTTCGCCGAGAACAACGCGTGGCTGCGCTACATGATCTAA
- the mvaD gene encoding phosphomevalonate decarboxylase MvaD, translated as MKATAMAHPIQGLVKYHGMRDEQMRLPYHDSISVCTAPSHTKTTVEFDFDREEDVYVVDGEELEGRAAERVERVVEHVRSQSDAAHSVYGVRLESENSFPTNVGLGSSASGFAAAAMALAKAAELDWTRPEISTIARRGSASAARAVTGAYSHLYAGMNDEDCRSERIETDLEDDMKIVVGLVPAYKETEQAHQEAADSHMFQARMAHMHEQIQSMRDSLREGDFEDTFELAEHDSLSLAATTMTGPAGWVYWKPATLKIFDAVRKLRDEEGIPAYFSTDTGASVYVNTPDEHAERVAEVVENCGVETAIWEVGGPARILDEDEALF; from the coding sequence ATGAAAGCCACCGCGATGGCCCACCCGATCCAAGGGCTCGTGAAGTACCACGGCATGCGCGACGAGCAGATGCGGCTGCCCTACCACGACAGCATCAGCGTCTGCACGGCGCCGAGCCACACGAAGACGACCGTCGAGTTCGACTTCGACCGCGAGGAGGACGTCTACGTCGTCGACGGCGAGGAGCTGGAGGGACGGGCCGCCGAGCGCGTCGAGCGGGTCGTCGAGCACGTCCGCTCGCAGTCCGACGCCGCCCACTCGGTGTACGGCGTCCGCCTGGAGAGCGAGAACAGCTTCCCGACGAACGTCGGGCTGGGGTCGTCGGCGTCGGGATTCGCCGCGGCGGCGATGGCGCTGGCGAAGGCCGCCGAACTCGACTGGACGCGCCCCGAGATCTCGACGATCGCCCGGCGCGGGTCGGCGTCGGCCGCGCGGGCGGTGACCGGCGCGTACTCCCACCTCTACGCGGGCATGAACGACGAGGACTGCCGCTCAGAGCGCATCGAGACCGACCTCGAGGACGACATGAAGATCGTCGTCGGGCTCGTCCCGGCGTACAAGGAGACCGAGCAGGCTCATCAGGAAGCCGCGGACAGCCACATGTTCCAGGCCCGGATGGCCCACATGCACGAGCAGATCCAGTCGATGCGGGACTCGCTCCGCGAGGGCGACTTCGAGGACACGTTCGAGCTCGCCGAGCACGACTCGCTGTCGCTCGCGGCGACGACGATGACCGGCCCCGCCGGCTGGGTGTACTGGAAGCCCGCGACGCTGAAGATCTTCGACGCCGTCCGGAAGCTCCGCGACGAGGAGGGGATCCCGGCGTACTTCTCGACCGACACGGGCGCGAGCGTCTACGTCAATACGCCGGACGAGCACGCCGAGCGCGTCGCCGAGGTCGTCGAGAACTGCGGCGTCGAGACGGCGATCTGGGAAGTCGGCGGTCCGGCGCGGATCCTCGACGAGGACGAGGCGCTGTTCTGA